ttttattttatcaatggATAGTATTTATTTTAGTGGAAGAAAATCTTATTACAATTAGTAAGATTACTTAGATGGTAACAGTTGTTTTTTTAGTTATAACTAAAATCCaaaatttatttagaaaaaattaaattttatccatGAAGTATATAATAACCTAAATTGTATATTTTACTACTCAAGTCCATGGAAATGAATTGAatggttgattttttttttatgtttattaatttaaaattaatcaattaatttgaTTACTCAATTATAAAATCTATTTAAAAGTGTTTAGTTACCACTgtcaaaatttaattagattttctgataaatattcataaatttagttggtaaaatataaaatttcctaaaccaatttatttttattttttgttttttggttTTAAATAAAGGCATCTACAATCTATTAGTATTTCATGAGTCGGGTCCAGTAAGTATACTGAATTTTCCATCTCATTTGAAAAAGAGAATGTGAAAGCATTCATTTTAACATTTTCATTGgttattttttttcatctactttaaaaaatgcaatataaaatttatcagtttaattatattaatcacTTTCTTTCAataatgtaaaaatatatatgaggGAGTATAATGTTTGTAAATGGCTTTTGATACGTAAGTGGTAACTCAGGTGTTTTTATAATCAGTAATCAAACAAGGAAAATTATTAAATCGATCCATCTAGTATGTCACCTTTTCAAATTGGGATAATACACTCAATTGCTAGCCATTCTGATTATAGCTTACATGGTGATAACTTATAAAATATCAAACTCGTTATGATCAAAATACATGTCTACATTTCAATTATGTTTTAagttaataaagaaaaaaatctgATTTTTAAAACGATTGAATAAACCGAGTACGATTTAATACGATTAGAGATAAGTGCAAATTGCTGGTAAGTCTTAAATGCATGTATATTCAGCTAATTTAACACgattaaacaaataaaatataaatcaacCAATTTCGTATTTATTAGCCGGTTGCCTACTGTTAATGAATCGTCTAATATATCTGTCATAATATGTTTTCATCTAATTTGACAGAACATAAGTCCGAGAATGTCAGCATAAATCAAGATATATATACCTTACTGAAATATCACTTAACCATTCCCTGAATACCTCTCACACCGAAACTCCATCTAAAATTTTTACCTACTCAAATTTCTATTAACTAACCATCTATCCAGATCCATTAATTTTCTTGCTAGATTGAATCCTTGTGTACATGTCCATGCCCAAAAGAACTCACCACATCTCAGATCATCACATGAAAACTTAAGCcaactatatatttttatacttttgaaagattttttagaaattaaattaaacaaagttataatattcgatttatatattattataatataaaaaaataattttaaaataattaaaaaataaaaaaaaaacataatttataAGACGTACAAATGAAGATCGAGGTATATGTCTAATACATTACTCAGATtgctggcttttttttttttttgaaaaaaaaaaacctatatTAGTACTAATAATATGGATTATACCCACTAATTACATATAATTACTACTAATGAAGTTTTCAAAGCACTGATAAACAAGCTTGTTCCCATGGAAtcttaatagtaaaataaaaattaaattgaatttatatctttatatgatattaattcaattaattaatattaattttgaaatttacgTTTTCACCCTTTTGGACTCATATCGTGGTCGCACGCATGGCTGCTTTGGTCCCATTCTTTTATATACTACTTTTTCATCTTTTAGAAAccttttcttttataataatattaagattttaattttattttattttttttgggaataaaaattttcaaacattTGATGATAACAGCACTAGCACTAGCACTAGTATTAAGCATTAGCCACGACAAGTCCTTTGGTGAGAGGTTATGATGACATCAATCCCACTCTGTCATGACGTTGTTGTTTCTTTCTATGCTTTTTGCCCTATCTACCTTACACAACCAACCAACTTATAgtagtatttttattttctttttgatgAGCTGAGTGGTGTTTTGAATTCCTTCAATTTTAGCACTAATATCATTTGTTTTACCAACCAAAGCAACTCAAATAAGAAttctaactttttttttctaaataatattttccttttgaacttaatgaaatataataaataaattaaatttaaatattcacgTTTTGAAATCCATAAAGTAAAATTTACGGTTGTTGTGTAAGTTTAGTCGAAAAAGAATACATTTCTCCCTTTTCCTTTTATCTGTTAGTGATGTCTAACCGACTCTCTACAACGATGTCACATGTCTCTACCACTTAAGTTCGTACGTACGAATGTGTCAAAATCTTTTTTCACGCGAAATGATCATTTAATTCCTCCTGACGCGTATGTGAGCAGAGCTGCGAAGTGACTAGATCTACCCATTTACCTTCTGTCACGTCACCGGACTACACTTCCTGAGGATGGGCCTGTGTGTGTGCCTGATCTAGCCTACTTCtaggggtgtaaatgaaccaaaccgttcgtgagctattcgaggttcgattcgataaaagctcgaccgagctcgactcgatttctaaacgagccaagctcgaacttaatttttaggctcatttggtaaacgagccaaacttgaactccatagtattcggctcgttaagggtCGTGAGCTTGGCTCGTTTCTGAGTTCATAAGCAGGCTCGCGAACAGTCTCGTTAAGCAAACTGAAATtactatcataagagaaataaactcaaaccctACATATACTTTAATGatccaaatctaaattttttaaaattcagctctatatagtttagttacactcttaaacttacatatatttggatcattaagatttaaaaactcatatttataagtttacatgctaatttgtagatatacttatttaactaaaattattttagttttaaacttattagttttaaactaaaactcattatacaagtaaataaattaaattactcgtgaactattcgagactcagctcgataaaaactcgactcagctcaataaaagctcgactcgtctaaactcgtttgctaaacgagccaagcttgaaCTTCTTAATACTCGATTCGAGTTCGATATGAGTAAAGCTCGAATTcggctcgagctcgaaaaaattttaacgaaccaaatttgagctcttcaaaactcggctcggttcgtttacacccctacCTACTTCATGTTATTGGATTGAAGCGCGCCGCGTACACTGGTTTGCTTATGAGAAAAGTCCGGTGGGCCTTAGGCCTAAACCTTTTCTTAAGGTTTCGCCTTGCTATAAGGGTAGAAACTCTGTggttataaatatatttgtttTCGTCAGTGGGTGTGTTAATTGCATGAGATGCATGACCTAGCTGGATctacttaattaaaatatataagcataatcatatttaattatGTATCTCTTCAGCTGGTTATTGATGTGATTATGGGCACGATAATGGCTTTGAGTCACGTCttaattcatttcattttttaatcaACTAACaatgtttattaaaaaaactctaattaaaatatatatgccTTCAAATTTAGAAGAAAATACTGATTTAATTTTTCCTTAATACAATAAAGTAACCCCCGACATATTGATGGACCCAACTAAATAGTAATTGTACATTTGAACAAGGTTTCAAATTCTAGGATTTTGTGTAAcacatttttttagaaaaacgattttttatattttttgacatGAAAAATTCACAGCTTTTtacatggaaaaaaaaaataatttcatgtaTAAATTACTttctgaataaaaattaaactcccttataaaagaaaagaaatagagaaaattagaaaaaatcaCCGATTTGTAATGGGCAGGCTCGTGCTCTTATAGTACAATCTGCAAAGCTTCATTCTCCACTTCACCCATTTGATCAGAGCTATGAAAAGAATGTACAATTccgaaaatggtgaaaaaaacAGATTTATTCTGCGTGCATGCGCCGAGCCATATGATCTAAGTCATAACAGAAATTCATCAGTTTTTATATATGTCAATTTCTCGACGTACAAAAGCTAAAAAAGAATGAAAGCTGGCTCATGCCATCGATTATTGTCCATGTTTCGCTCGAGAACACCTTTGAAAATGCTTTTCATGGTTCAGAAAAATTCTATGGATTTTGTCTCCAATGATCATTTTTATGAAGTGGGTTAATTATCTTCTACATTTTCATCCGGCTTGGAGAAAAATTAGTGCTTTAATTAAATGcactaatttataaaattattataaataatactaaaaaaaGAGTCCGAAATTCTGAGTTCCGTCATCGGCGGCTTTGCCTTTTGTTTAATCGCTGCCACCCTGACCGATTGCCTAATGGGGCGGCAACAAACAATAATGCCAAAATCCACTCTGCCTGCCCATTGCCCCCTCCTAATAATTTAGCTATTAGTTTTCAGTTCCAATTACCAACCAGAAGCCATTTTCGGCTGTAAATGAAATTTTGCACAAGGATAACTTgagtttttctaaaaataactTAAGAATCCTAAGAAGTAAGTTTTcaaataatttcttattttcttttttataaattattatataatattaaattaggaATTAATGCACACAATTGAAGATGTTTATGAATCCAACCTGAGCTCATATGAAAttacttataaaaatatttagatgaAGTGGTTCTCACTATTAGGGTTTGCttctaatatttaaaagatgCATGCTTCAAAGTTGCCTGTTTAATTAGGCTTTCACCTTTATGCTGTTACGTTAGGTGGCCACTGAATGAGATAAACAATAGAAATTAATAGAGATTAGTTTTTCTATAATACTATAATAATTAggtcttttttaattttttaattatctgcAAGGGGGAAAAGTTCATGTTTATATACATAATCAAATGATCTACTTCTAAaaataatacataaaaattgatttttttttttttgggtttgatATTAATTTTGTTGATCCTTTtggaataaaatatttttcgtaaacattccatttaattaattttttcttaaatgaaATAACTTGTAAATTctgtttaaattgaaaaaatattttaaaataaaataaagtcttatataattctaaaataatttatttgaattcgtttttacaaaataaattataacaaaTGATTTTAATATAACTCCAATTTGATCTTTAGTTACAaacttaaatcaaaataaatttagtttggaacgttaaatcaatttaatttaaattctaaaaacaGTATTCCTTACTTTTAAAAATGCCACAGTTTttggaaatatttttaaaaaaagttacattttttaaattattttcaaatacaTTACATGTGATCCATACCGTTTTAATAGATTCGATCCATcataaattcaaaaatattaaagtgagtctcatttattttgtttatggagagattatttatttatattttaatatttttaaaaaatataaaaattaaatagtaaaatacttaaCTGTAAAGTTAACGAaacgattaattaataaattttttaatacgtCGGGacgttttattatattttttaaaagggaaaattacttcttagtccctcaggtttaacgtaattaacacttctgtccctctattttggcgacccaacacttaagtccctcactttctcttccgtccaatttcgtagtccttccgttcatttaaaccgtttggtcaaagagtcaaaagtgagaggtgataattttttccagaaatacccttttcttaatgtgaaattccttttttttttttttttctctttcatgctttctcccgttgcagaagaagaagaagaagaagaagaagaagaagaagaagaagaagaagaagaagaagaagaagaagaagaagaagaagaagaagaagttgggtaggaagaagaagaaaaagttgctgggtaggaagaagaagaagaagaagaagaagaagaagaaagatttgctgggttgctgggtaggaggaagaagaaagaagaagaagaagaagaagaagaagaagaagagggttaattttgtcaattcacgtgtcccaaacggctattttgaacggaaggactgcgaaattggacggaagagaaagtgagggacttaagtgttgggtcgccaaaatagagggacagaagtgttaattacgttaaacctgagggactgcaaagtaattttccctttttaaaattgataaactaattaatgagtttttccaTTTTACaatgattaaattgtaatttttaaaaaaataataaaaaaataggaaGTGTAAAAGCTTTGGGAGGGTGATGCAGGCATGCCAATGGCACATGAAATCTTTAAACTGTAAAAAGCCATCCAACAATGGGGTTACTCTTTGTTCAtagttacttttttttataCTCTAACTGGCCGGCCtgagcatttccttttttagATCTCTCTCAAAACTTGTTCTAATTTCCAGTACACACACTGAACTTCTAGGAACTACAAACATAGGCACTCATGGCTTCCACTAAAAGTTTACTTTGGGGACTTCAAAAGATAGTGGATTACATCTTCCTCTCATTGGCCATTGCTGCTCAGAGACTCTTCACCATATCTATTGAAACCCTAACCCACCCAAGATATATTCTTTATGTACTCTGCATTTGCACGCGTAAGTTATTAATGCATGGCAAAGAAATAGCAGTTTCTGTATTGAATCAACCCTGATGAGTTTGGATCGTGGATTTAAACCGAGGAAGATCTCTTCATGGGACTAAAGTTTGGGTGGAAATGGAGCTTAAGTTGTCGTAATAATGCATGAACGTACGTGTAATTTTGTGTCTGGTTGGGAGATGGGGttttgtttccttttttttttttttttcttttacgtAAAGTCAAATATCACTTTGCAAGAAATGTGTCCTCAAAGTAGGACAGTGCATTTGTGCATCAAATGATACTCTCCACCTGAACACACAGCATCTCTCTTTCCATTACAAGTACATAAAGAAAATGCTGTAGCTGTAGCTCTCATTATCATTTTCACAAAGCCGAAAGCTCAGTTCCACTAACAATGGAACAAGAtaaaaagcagaagaagaagaagcaatgGTGAAAAGAAAGAGAACAAAGCTAGAACCTTTAAAGATGAGATTATTACCGACAAATCCCTGTTGTTGGGACATAATCTTGGATCATTATTACAAGGCTTCCAAGCATGTGAGACATTATCAATCATGCGATAgattaaacataaaaaaaattaattaaatttagaattattagtaataatatttaaggctttcttttttttgtttgatgATTATTATTGGATGAGTATTGGTCATCAATTGAGAAATCATTTCATCATAATCATCAATATTTAACTTGTAATTTAACCAAACACATTCTTTTTGGCAGATCAAGTTGGTCCCATTAATTCATATTGCACCATGATGTGtctctttctataattatattttttgattATCCTGTTTAGCATGcattttaattaatcttttttctTCCATGAAAATGGGAGATTATTACAGAGCTTGGTTCTTTTCTCATCTCTGCATCACAAGACCCAAATGCTATAATTGTCCTAATGAATTTGTAAATCTTACAACTTAAGCAAATGCTAATGAAGATATATATATCTAGAGATCCATCATCAAGTCTTTCTGTTAACTATAATAACAGTAATTAATAGGGTTTTGTAAGCCTGATCTGAACATATAATTAAGCTTTCTTTCAATTTCTCCTTTTAATAAAGAGATAAaaagaatttttctttctttctttcttttaagcGTGCAGTTTTAGCAACTATTCTTAACactgtaattaattaattctccATTAAAATTGCAATGGGATTTAGCTGTGCTGCAAAGTCCATTCCAATTATGAGCTGTAGCTCCATTTCTaatcagtttaaatttttttaattaatttttcaattatactcatcttaaaattattaaattttattaaatatttgataaatattttgaatattcatttggaaaaataatttttttttctttataaatgAGCCTGGGGTAGCTCAGGTGCATTGGGCTTGGGAGAATCTAGTCTTCGGGCCTCGTACATGCATTTAGGATGCAAATTTCGGGCATTGACCCTTGAAGTTGAAGATTCTATTTGGGCATATGAAGATTCTAAAATTCAAACTTTCTGTAAAAATGTTCTCACATTTATAATAATAGCTAATAGCTAGTAGGGTATGAAAacattttggatatttttaagTATATGATTGAATTCGATTATATGGGAACATATTtgagtaaaatatataaatgaatttatgatgagttatatttaaaaaaaaaaaatccatgttGGATTAAAATCagattcaaattaattaaaataacatatcTTTTCATAGTAATATTCTATATAtgcttatatattatatttaaataaatggaaattaaatattttatacaattattaaaattttaaaatgtaatttattaaatatttgtgTAGATTGTTAATAATTTATCCGATCATAATAAAGCATTTGggaattatgaatttatttaattttatgagttttgttttttttttttttttttgaaaggggAATCCAGCAAGACTAACTAATAATCACACTATTATCTTTCGCAACATCACGAGGAAGTAAGGGAACTAGCCTCCATCTGAACTTGGAACTTCGAAGTCAATCCAGCCAAATGATCAACACAATGATTTGCCTCAGAGAAGAAAGGTCATGTAGAGTAGTCTCAATTCTGGATTTACACAGTTCACAGATGGCCGAGGGACAGAGATGTCTTCTCATGCGCTTTCTATTAGTTAAAATCCTATTATGCAAAGTGAGCCAAAGAAAAGTCCTCACTCTTTGTAGACCTCCCCATTTCAATATCAGCTTCCAGCAAGAATGATTGCCTACCAAATGGTTGTTAGCAATCAAAGAATAAGCAGACTTTACGGTAAAAATACCTAAGCTAGAAAGGGACTAAAGCGGACTATCTGCAGTCATAAGTACCGAAGGAGGAGTGACACTAGAGATCTTAACAAGAATTGTTAGAGGGAGGAAGCCTTCAAATTTGATCCAATGCTATTGACCATTTGAATCCACATAATGAGAGATCGGCTCGTGAAGCATGCAACTTGAAATGGTGTTGCAAGCATGGTTAATGAGCCTAGTGCTTGAAAAACCTAAACCACTACAATTCTTTAGTCGTTGAACCTGTTCCCATGGTACAAGCACCAACTTTCTGGAACTACCATGATAACCCCATATAAACTGCCGACACAGTTTGTCGACCTCATCACACAAAGTACTAGATAAAAGAGAAGTTTGCATAATGTAGATAGGGATAGCAGAGGTCACTGACTAAGTCAGGGTAACTCTTCCAGCCAAAGAGAGTTTACAAGTGTCCCAGCTTGCAAGCTTACTTCTGATCTTGTTAATGATGAACTAGTAAGTAGTCCTTTTAATGACATGGGTATGAAGCATGGGAACTTCAAGATAATTTCCTAAGTCATCTGTCTTTGTAATCCCAAGGAACGATTGAGCTATCTCCTATCTATGCCTGACATATTCTTAGAGAAATAAATACGATTCTTATCTCTATTAACTGTATGGCTCGAACTATTGCAGAAATTATCCAACCCTATATTAAAAATGTCAACCTAAATTAGGGAAGTCTCTACAAACAGAATGAAATtatcagtaaaaaaaaaaaaaaaaggaaaataggaGGATCATCCTTACCAAGAGAGATGGGACCAGACACCCTGTTTCACTACCTAGTTTATACCATGTCCAAGTCTTTCCCTGCAGAGAATAAAAAGGTAGGAAAATAATAGGTCCCTTATCTTAGTTCTCTGCAGGGAGTGAACTTGGCAGTGAGAGCAAATGTTTCCTAGGTGTTATTTGCAAGGACAAGAATAATGATATCAAGCCATCTCATCACAATTATTATTTAGGAAGAATAAATTAGCCAAATTACTTTCTTATTTGCAatgattcattttataattaaaaaatttaaataaaatattattttaattatttatttgcaaTGAATCTTAGATCAATAGTAAGTAGAGATGAATATGAATAtgacttttattattaaatgagTTGGAATTGATTTAGAGGTTTGGAAATTTACATTCATTTAATTAACTTCTAAACAAAAACTAgtttttataaaacatttttctcAAGTGAATATATATAACTTGTTATGATGTCTGCGCTACACATAAATCGCGTTAAAGTAATATCAACTCTCTAcattttatgtttatagttggGACAATGCCTgtaataaaatcctaataaatATAGGAATGGCATCCCCTCttcctattattattattattttttttaaaaaaaaagaaaagtaatgagcaaagtcaaaaacatttatAATAATCTTATAATTAAAGTCAATTgcctaaaagtaaaaaaaataaattattaaattaataatgcaataataaaacatttaactaAAATGGTCCTCACCATTTTTTTTTCCACttgggaaaaaggaaaaaaaagtaaaaagtaAAAGGTAAAAAGTGCGCTGCTCAATGGTCCAAAAATTCCCACAATTTCCGAAAATAAtaactttaatttatatttagcaaCATGTtgatcattaaattaaaaattccaatacatgaaagaaaacaagatttaagggggaaaaaaaaaaattaaaacgctCCGTTTTTATGTCAGGGCTTAGCACACCCGCTACGTGAAAAACCGAGCCGCGATTTGTCTCTATCGAACTCCAACAAATATCCTTGTTGCATCAGATTCCCTATCACGGAGAAATCGTCATCCGAGTTAACGGGTTGAATCGCTAAACACTTGACTCCGTCACCTGTATCGATGAAGTAATTCATCGATGGAGGCGAAAACACCGAGTCACCACTGAGTTCAAAACTCATTCTAGGTAGAGCGGGTCTTGACACGCCTGACACATTCACGCAAAGATCGAAATCTGGTGATTCCTCAGCCGCAATTGGTAGCTTAACCCGCCGTTTGAACGCTTTAAGAATCTCCCGGTAAGCTGGTTTTGCTATGAAAGTTAACGTCGTGCCTGAATCAATGATCGTTCCTCCATTACCCAACTCGTCAATTGACCAAACAGAGGGATCAATTGGTAGCTTTATACCGTCGACGGATACACTCTTGATGGCAATGTAGTAAAATGTGGGCGATTGAGGGTTTACCAGTAATGGCGTGAAGTTCATTCGTTTCCTCGATACGGCGCTGCTTTGTAGGCCGCCGATCATGAGGTAGCTGATGGGAGGCGGGGAGAGTGTGTAGTCCATCAGACAGTAGGAAAACTTGTTACCAAAACGACGACCCAGCTGGGAAGAAAACGAAATGGGTGCTCTGCCCAAACCCATCACCCCTTGGGCGCCCTTGAAGCTCGCACCCGTAAGGCTTGGACCTGAGATCCGAAACCCACATCCGAATGCTacatttttcagctttttcttCCTTCCGGTGCTTGTATTTAACGTTATGGTTTCTTTGGAGAAGAATCCACTCGTCTTGGAACCATCAGCATATAGATACTCATATCGACAGGGACTATGCAAGCGAGTGTGGTTACAGGGATTAGGTTGGGGGTGTGGAACGAGTTGACACAGTGGGTTGTAACAGTGAATTGGGGAAAATGTGGAGGAGTGGCGAGCGAGGAATGCAGATCCTGGGAAGtaattggaacagtttttgcaGGCAGAGCATTTGACCCAGACAAGATCGCTGCCTGTATCAGCAACTAAGAGCAGAGATTGAGGGGGAGAACCGAGACGTAACGAGACAAAATACTGACCGGAGCCAGAGGAAGCGCCGGAGGTAACAGGCGATTTGAAAGAGGGCCGATTTTGGAGGAGAGAAAGGCGGCGGATATCAGAAAAGAGGGCTTGAGCAGGGGAAGTGAATGGGGTTCTATGGAGCAATGGGAGCTTGAGGTAGTCTTTGGAGGTGTTTACAGGGATGGAGCAGCAGAGATTTGTGAATGTGAATAGAAGGAAGAGGAGGAATAGCTGAGGCAGAGAAGACAGTAACACCATTGTTGTGGAGGTCTGTGAGTGAGGAGGAGAGAGAAGGAAAAGAAATGGAAGGAAAATGACGCGCTTTCAGACACAGAGGCCGTACTATATACGTGTAGACTGTTTGAACGTGGATCTCTTTAAGTTTTGTTTAATGACAAATCTTATTTTAAATTGgatttatatatgaaattttatatatttatagtaTGAATTCGTTCTAAATAATTACAacaaattttgtttaaaataatattaaaaaaagcaaAGAAAATAAGAAGTGTGTAATGTAAAATAATGCAGGGCTGGAGAGGAGACACGGACAGCTTAACGGGGAGATAAAACCTGACCTGGTTTTGGGTCATGAGgtgttaatatttatttattgaaaataaataatgggTTGTAAATAGAAGCTTTATAGCAATAGCATCCAATGAAGGTGTCCTAAGAAAAACTTTGCAGCCTATAGAGAGTTGCCACGTAGAAAATCCAGCTGGCGTTGTGCTGAGTGCACATTTGTTTGGGGAAGGTGAAGAAGAGAAATAATGATACGTGTGGTGGACAATTTGCTTACTGGGAAATGCACAGCACAGCATTAAAGCTGCCCACTGGGGCATTGCGCAACcaacccccccaaaaaaaaaagcgAAAAATTGATCCACTGTAAAAGGTTGGCATCCAATCATCTTTACTTGTTTGGGAattcatttttctttataatttttcaaatttataattcaaaaaataaattaatcgagatcatttaaaaaaaaaaaaatctaagacTTGGCAAATTGTGTACATTTAATGGTGGTACTAAATCCCATCTTAAAACGCCACCGTACTGCAGTAGCAGCACAGCATAGCTATCAACTCAACTGcgtaggaaaaaagaaaaaaaatgttgCGATATGGACCCAGATATGTTAAAATTATGAGATCCAGTCCTCTTTTCCTGCCAGGAAATCGGGCCTACATCTTGCCTTCTTTTATGCAATACGACAGTCCATAATAatcttgatttatttttaatccaAGGACTTCTCTTTTTTCCTTGAGCGAGCCCAAGTTTCTCTGGGTTGATTCCGGGTCTCTAACTATTAATTCTCGGGAGCCCAGCCCAGGTTCCATAAATATTTCTGCTCATTTAGGAAAATGACCTGCAGGTCCATTGTATGGCAATTACAGGTTTTtaaccagaaaaaaaaaaaaaaaaaagctactaAGGAACCATTACAAGTTCCAACCCAAAGACCAATAGATCCAACAACCCTAGTACTAGACAAAAGATAAGGTTATTTGGGGCTTTTTGCAAATTTAGGGTCGGGGCTATTTTTATTTCCGAATTTAGGgttgaaaaaattttatttgcgaTTTTAGGGTTTGACTGTCACGTGGCAGCTGAAAAAGACGCCAGgctcttttgtttttt
This Manihot esculenta cultivar AM560-2 chromosome 6, M.esculenta_v8, whole genome shotgun sequence DNA region includes the following protein-coding sequences:
- the LOC110616763 gene encoding aspartyl protease family protein 2, with the protein product MVLLSSLPQLFLLFLLFTFTNLCCSIPVNTSKDYLKLPLLHRTPFTSPAQALFSDIRRLSLLQNRPSFKSPVTSGASSGSGQYFVSLRLGSPPQSLLLVADTGSDLVWVKCSACKNCSNYFPGSAFLARHSSTFSPIHCYNPLCQLVPHPQPNPCNHTRLHSPCRYEYLYADGSKTSGFFSKETITLNTSTGRKKKLKNVAFGCGFRISGPSLTGASFKGAQGVMGLGRAPISFSSQLGRRFGNKFSYCLMDYTLSPPPISYLMIGGLQSSAVSRKRMNFTPLLVNPQSPTFYYIAIKSVSVDGIKLPIDPSVWSIDELGNGGTIIDSGTTLTFIAKPAYREILKAFKRRVKLPIAAEESPDFDLCVNVSGVSRPALPRMSFELSGDSVFSPPSMNYFIDTGDGVKCLAIQPVNSDDDFSVIGNLMQQGYLLEFDRDKSRLGFSRSGCAKP